Proteins encoded together in one Fimbriimonadia bacterium window:
- a CDS encoding helix-turn-helix transcriptional regulator: MLKGGVNEFGEAIRQARLAVGLTLQEVAEKAGVSTSYVGRVERGSLPTPPSDAAIVAMCSALSLDPSPFLEMRKSFYRTGRSRPLRPGNVVEVALNDIAALGEQAFRAAEEQAKNGNIDGALQLAEIALSHLESSRRHGSVARVGHLLASLHLDRLHRDREAVDPTEQRIRALSYYEVAVGAFRRIAKPTADDRQKLYDTIAQSARQFEALSDITDHSHLPLTLTDFDKWPEIVSLTVAATDRIKLVQGLAESIATWGSETLPGESRSDAQILSGLMASHLARCYADELYTVAENRNRELLEDLRNLTPSVESLVMAAMVTTNLAGALIDHTRMTSKPISMEPFKIVEELAIQLKTFMATAVSSDRSRLTRRLQKCHQELGSWHAAESEVKEAVWHLYVALKLDPDDLLGKAMYINDLLSSLTRNRPELIKTMWSWLEQNVSEEEFSSLTYSIAPPEGMPNKNQV, from the coding sequence ATGCTTAAGGGAGGCGTGAACGAATTTGGCGAAGCTATCAGACAGGCTCGACTGGCAGTCGGATTGACCTTGCAAGAGGTCGCTGAAAAAGCTGGCGTCTCGACGAGCTATGTAGGTCGGGTCGAGCGCGGGTCGCTCCCTACGCCACCGTCCGATGCCGCAATCGTCGCCATGTGCTCGGCGCTGAGCCTCGATCCTTCTCCGTTCCTCGAAATGAGGAAGAGCTTCTACCGAACGGGCCGATCGCGCCCACTGCGGCCGGGCAACGTCGTCGAGGTTGCGCTGAACGATATCGCTGCCTTGGGAGAGCAAGCGTTTCGAGCTGCCGAGGAGCAGGCGAAGAATGGAAACATCGACGGCGCTTTGCAACTCGCCGAAATCGCGTTGTCCCACCTGGAGAGCAGCCGAAGGCATGGCTCGGTCGCCCGCGTCGGTCACCTTCTGGCGTCCCTTCACCTGGACAGACTACATAGGGATAGAGAGGCCGTTGACCCGACCGAACAGAGGATCAGAGCTCTGAGCTACTACGAAGTTGCAGTCGGTGCTTTCAGACGCATCGCCAAGCCAACGGCAGATGATCGACAAAAACTTTACGACACCATTGCGCAGTCCGCTCGGCAATTCGAGGCTCTGTCCGACATAACCGACCACAGCCACCTGCCTCTGACTCTGACCGACTTTGATAAATGGCCTGAAATCGTCTCTCTCACCGTCGCGGCGACCGACCGTATCAAGCTCGTGCAGGGACTCGCCGAGTCGATAGCGACATGGGGTAGTGAAACCCTGCCGGGCGAGTCGAGAAGCGATGCACAGATTCTGTCGGGACTGATGGCAAGTCACTTGGCCAGATGTTATGCCGACGAGCTGTATACCGTGGCTGAGAATCGGAACCGAGAGCTGCTTGAAGACCTACGGAATCTGACACCGTCTGTTGAAAGTCTGGTGATGGCAGCGATGGTGACGACCAATCTCGCAGGAGCGCTGATCGACCACACGCGAATGACATCAAAACCAATATCTATGGAGCCGTTCAAGATCGTTGAGGAGTTGGCAATACAACTGAAAACCTTCATGGCAACCGCCGTTTCGAGCGATCGGAGCCGGCTCACAAGAAGGCTTCAGAAGTGCCATCAGGAACTCGGCAGTTGGCACGCGGCAGAGAGTGAAGTGAAAGAGGCGGTATGGCACCTGTACGTTGCCCTAAAGCTTGATCCGGACGACTTGCTCGGGAAGGCAATGTATATCAACGACCTTCTTTCGAGTCTGACAAGGAACAGGCCTGAGCTTATCAAGACGATGTGGTCTTGGCTTGAGCAAAATGTTTCGGAGGAGGAATTCAGTTCTCTGACGTATTCAATCGCACCTCCTGAAGGCATGCCCAATAAGAACCAGGTCTAG